From the Paraburkholderia aromaticivorans genome, one window contains:
- the topB gene encoding DNA topoisomerase III, whose protein sequence is MGKALIVAEKPSVAADIAKALGGFTKADGYFESDDAIVAPARGHLVKQTVPVADGKDMWKIGALPIIPDSFELEVIDGCTAEFSRLKKLMARDDVASVVNACDAGREGELIFRLIYNKAGCRKPTKRMWIQSMVASAIRKAHDDLRPGAEFDHLSDAAFCRSEADWIVGVNGTRATTALRERQTQRREVSPVGRVQTPTLAMPVIREREIAAFVARDYWEIHGTFRAEAGTYVAKWIGDADGGSDSAGEGDAESEQTGARWFDKAKAQAIVDKCKGVDPSSVVDESKPEERHAPALFDLTALQREANKRFKFSAKKTLDIAQALYEKHKATTYPRTDSRALPEDYLETATTTLASFATTPLDAHAQRVIDNGWVQPDKRIFNNADISDHFAIVPTGQQPDGLSPDEQKIYDLVSRRFIAVFHPSAKYEKTVRTTIVADETFRASGKVLVDPGWLAVYGDKADDDATPALCKVADGESVKTDSIDLKALRTKAPKRYTEAALLSAMENAGRQVEDKDIRAAMKANGIGRPATRAAIIEGLLEDKDKNGNPKEPYLLRDDNELVPTPKGMDLIAFLEQAGIDFLVSPQMTGEWEQKLLRMEKGDYRRSAFMSEIADLSTGMVNTIRAKHGELPEPVAKALDAPCPKCGAAVHVDGRAYQCSGCDFKVWGEILGRRLTEGEASKLLADRKTGVLSGFTSRSSGKKFSAALKLDIDTGKIDFEFEDRAAPASNGEAKQLKAKCPKCSSAIEVQAWNYACTGCDFKVRTEIASRKLSASDAETLISKGKTGVLAGFVSKSKRKFSASLKLDASNGSVTFEFEDRK, encoded by the coding sequence ATGGGTAAAGCACTGATAGTCGCCGAGAAACCGTCCGTCGCCGCTGACATCGCGAAAGCGCTTGGCGGCTTCACCAAAGCCGACGGGTACTTCGAGAGCGACGACGCGATCGTCGCTCCGGCAAGAGGGCATTTGGTGAAACAGACGGTGCCGGTCGCCGACGGCAAAGACATGTGGAAGATCGGCGCCTTGCCGATCATTCCGGACAGCTTCGAGCTCGAGGTCATCGACGGCTGTACCGCCGAATTCAGCCGGCTGAAAAAGCTGATGGCACGTGACGACGTGGCCAGCGTCGTCAATGCGTGCGACGCCGGGCGCGAGGGCGAACTGATCTTCCGCCTCATATACAACAAGGCGGGGTGCCGGAAGCCGACGAAACGCATGTGGATTCAATCGATGGTCGCGTCGGCCATACGCAAGGCGCACGACGATCTGCGCCCCGGCGCCGAATTCGACCATCTTTCAGACGCTGCCTTTTGCCGCTCCGAAGCTGACTGGATTGTCGGCGTCAACGGTACGCGTGCGACGACCGCGTTACGCGAGCGGCAGACGCAGCGTCGCGAGGTATCACCCGTCGGGCGCGTCCAGACGCCAACGCTCGCCATGCCAGTCATACGCGAGCGCGAGATTGCCGCGTTCGTCGCGCGCGATTATTGGGAGATCCACGGCACGTTTCGCGCAGAGGCAGGCACCTATGTCGCGAAGTGGATCGGCGATGCCGACGGCGGCAGCGATTCGGCAGGCGAGGGCGATGCCGAATCCGAGCAAACCGGCGCTCGATGGTTCGACAAGGCGAAGGCGCAGGCTATCGTCGATAAATGCAAAGGCGTTGATCCATCGTCCGTGGTGGACGAGTCGAAGCCCGAGGAGCGCCACGCCCCCGCACTCTTCGACCTGACCGCGCTCCAACGTGAAGCCAACAAACGCTTCAAGTTCTCCGCGAAGAAGACGCTCGACATCGCACAAGCGCTCTACGAGAAGCACAAGGCCACCACCTATCCGCGCACGGACTCCCGAGCGCTGCCGGAGGACTATCTCGAAACGGCCACGACCACGCTGGCCAGCTTCGCCACGACGCCACTCGATGCGCATGCGCAGCGCGTCATTGACAACGGCTGGGTACAGCCCGACAAACGTATCTTCAACAACGCCGACATCAGCGACCACTTCGCCATCGTGCCGACGGGCCAGCAGCCGGACGGTCTGTCCCCTGACGAGCAGAAGATCTATGACCTCGTGTCGCGCCGCTTCATCGCGGTGTTTCATCCGTCGGCGAAATACGAGAAGACCGTGCGCACCACCATCGTCGCGGATGAAACGTTCCGTGCCTCCGGCAAGGTGCTGGTCGATCCGGGCTGGCTCGCGGTCTACGGCGACAAGGCTGATGACGACGCGACGCCCGCGCTTTGCAAGGTCGCAGATGGCGAGTCCGTCAAAACCGACTCGATCGACCTGAAGGCGTTGCGCACCAAAGCGCCGAAGCGCTACACCGAGGCGGCGCTTCTGTCGGCAATGGAAAATGCCGGCCGCCAGGTCGAAGACAAGGACATCCGCGCCGCGATGAAGGCCAACGGCATCGGCCGCCCAGCCACGCGCGCGGCGATCATCGAGGGCCTGCTCGAAGACAAGGACAAGAACGGCAATCCCAAAGAGCCCTACCTTCTGCGCGACGACAACGAGCTCGTGCCGACGCCCAAGGGCATGGACCTGATCGCGTTCCTCGAACAGGCTGGCATCGACTTTCTCGTGTCGCCGCAGATGACCGGCGAGTGGGAGCAGAAGCTGCTGCGCATGGAGAAGGGCGATTACCGCCGCAGTGCGTTCATGAGCGAGATCGCTGACCTGTCGACCGGCATGGTCAACACCATCCGCGCGAAACACGGCGAGCTGCCCGAGCCGGTTGCCAAGGCTCTCGACGCACCGTGCCCGAAATGCGGCGCCGCTGTTCATGTCGACGGCCGCGCGTATCAGTGCAGCGGCTGCGACTTCAAGGTATGGGGCGAAATCCTCGGCCGGCGGCTCACCGAGGGCGAGGCCAGCAAGCTGCTCGCCGATCGCAAAACCGGTGTTCTGTCCGGTTTCACCAGCCGCTCGTCGGGCAAGAAATTTTCAGCCGCGCTGAAACTCGACATCGATACCGGCAAGATCGACTTCGAATTCGAGGACCGTGCCGCGCCGGCGTCCAACGGCGAGGCGAAGCAGCTCAAGGCCAAGTGCCCGAAATGCTCGTCGGCTATCGAAGTGCAGGCATGGAACTACGCGTGTACCGGCTGCGACTTCAAGGTGCGCACCGAAATCGCGAGCCGCAAGCTCTCTGCCTCCGACGCCGAGACCCTCATCAGCAAGGGCAAGACGGGTGTGCTTGCAGGCTTCGTCAGCAAGTCGAAACGCAAGTTCTCGGCATCGCTGAAGCTCGACGCGAGCAACGGCAGCGTCACGTTCGAATTCGAAGATCGTAAGTGA
- a CDS encoding lytic transglycosylase domain-containing protein yields the protein MLLKRVSVAVGLMAVAHIAHASATAGVVAVPACVVQAANDYTLPVRGLLAVWLTEGGRLGTVSKNTNGTADYGPMQINTVWATRLETQFGVTRQMITDDFCWSVRAGAYILRYEINQAGGSFWDGVGHYHSRTPQYKYQYIERVYRNSMKF from the coding sequence ATGCTTTTGAAGCGAGTCAGTGTCGCCGTCGGCCTGATGGCCGTCGCGCATATAGCGCATGCGTCTGCAACAGCCGGCGTCGTGGCCGTGCCGGCATGTGTTGTTCAGGCCGCGAACGATTACACGCTGCCGGTGCGTGGGCTGCTGGCCGTCTGGCTGACCGAGGGCGGCCGCCTCGGCACGGTGAGCAAGAACACGAACGGGACGGCGGACTATGGCCCGATGCAGATCAATACCGTGTGGGCAACGCGTCTCGAAACGCAGTTTGGCGTGACGCGCCAGATGATTACGGACGACTTCTGTTGGTCTGTTCGCGCAGGCGCATACATCCTGCGCTACGAGATCAACCAGGCGGGCGGCAGCTTTTGGGATGGTGTCGGGCACTATCACTCGCGCACGCCGCAGTACAAGTATCAGTACATCGAGCGCGTCTATCGCAACTCGATGAAATTTTGA
- a CDS encoding conjugal transfer protein TrbA, whose amino-acid sequence MSATQGKRDDMGLVYLGMLGLAAGFCWFMWYSSHADIVYYGLKLAWYQLSALDWPFMPDAIRRWKQEVAYLAMRPATVSFDQFLSMMNRAGYLFVWIPILLAIRGIKLAVKHKANLTRRKVTVQTLPWIMSNHSPAIIPSLYYGDKDTLLLNVDPEEHRSSINPEEWVEQHGLLVNGVLDRERCRALFVADLGQPVKSLDEMKPQEKALFAIFGTRLLADGKDGGKAQDLLDALNRSCHKHTWNGKKGYPDLSIANKPFAKYAQHPEAQRWLEKHPYPRTLLHAMHKAAQGSGKLPSSHFRWLKGMDRGLWYTLNTTGRKTPFLESAAVFTQTLWEDFAFDSGYRLTEPHVDDAVDGVEAYLIKVGLMAPRKNKE is encoded by the coding sequence ATGAGTGCAACGCAAGGTAAGCGCGACGACATGGGCCTCGTGTATCTCGGGATGCTCGGGCTCGCAGCGGGCTTCTGCTGGTTCATGTGGTACTCGTCGCATGCCGACATCGTGTACTACGGCCTCAAGCTCGCGTGGTATCAACTGTCGGCGCTCGATTGGCCGTTCATGCCGGATGCGATCCGGCGATGGAAGCAGGAGGTCGCCTATCTGGCCATGCGCCCAGCGACTGTGTCATTCGATCAGTTTCTCTCGATGATGAACCGGGCTGGCTACCTGTTCGTGTGGATTCCGATCTTGCTGGCGATCCGGGGCATCAAGCTCGCGGTGAAGCACAAGGCGAACCTAACCCGGCGAAAAGTCACGGTACAGACGCTGCCGTGGATCATGTCGAATCACTCGCCGGCGATCATCCCGTCGCTGTATTACGGCGACAAGGACACGTTGCTGCTGAACGTCGATCCGGAGGAACACCGGAGCTCGATCAATCCAGAGGAATGGGTCGAGCAGCACGGTCTGCTGGTGAACGGCGTACTGGACCGCGAGCGCTGCCGAGCCCTGTTTGTTGCGGATCTCGGTCAGCCCGTGAAGTCGCTGGACGAGATGAAACCGCAGGAGAAAGCGTTGTTCGCGATCTTCGGCACGCGGCTGCTCGCCGACGGGAAGGATGGCGGCAAGGCGCAGGATCTGCTCGATGCGCTGAACCGTTCGTGCCACAAGCATACGTGGAACGGTAAGAAGGGATACCCCGACCTGTCGATCGCGAACAAGCCGTTCGCGAAATATGCCCAGCATCCCGAAGCGCAGCGATGGCTCGAAAAGCATCCCTACCCGCGCACGCTGTTGCACGCCATGCACAAGGCGGCGCAGGGCTCGGGCAAGCTGCCGTCATCCCATTTCCGCTGGCTCAAGGGTATGGACCGGGGACTCTGGTACACCCTCAACACCACGGGCCGCAAAACGCCCTTTCTCGAATCGGCCGCAGTCTTCACGCAGACCCTGTGGGAAGACTTCGCGTTTGACAGCGGCTATCGGCTCACCGAGCCCCACGTCGACGATGCTGTCGACGGCGTGGAAGCCTACCTCATCAAAGTCGGCCTTATGGCCCCGCGCAAGAACAAGGAGTAA
- a CDS encoding DsbC family protein: protein MKSNDIIRPFEKSLLVQFGSTGELQHVSTLRLDQGVTFIRSGNTIEARYHDGTGEAFVVERFSSEPLANTAFHNLQAALKRYARVRRFAGYWKAAVKWGFAPLTVAVLALGINMAATRAVGGSAGGIGAAGAAPMVPLPSNLGTAAVQPPIARPAVASPAELALAMADGAKSGKYAVQLSKGSKGTLYVFSDPSCPHCQDLEPELDKLAKDYTIYIFPVTVIGGEASSHRTAKLMCAKPDARGALWKKIVQGDDLPNAECAEGTDAVARNDKMFRVMRFLGTPTIINAAGEQTPDSIPNTADAINQWMSTATTASK from the coding sequence GTGAAGAGCAACGACATCATTCGGCCGTTCGAGAAATCGCTGCTTGTGCAGTTTGGCAGCACCGGGGAGTTGCAGCATGTCAGCACGCTGCGGCTCGATCAGGGCGTGACGTTCATTCGGTCGGGCAACACGATCGAGGCGCGCTATCACGATGGCACCGGCGAGGCGTTCGTCGTCGAGCGCTTTTCGAGCGAGCCGCTCGCGAACACGGCGTTTCATAACCTGCAGGCGGCGTTGAAGCGCTATGCACGAGTGCGACGATTCGCGGGCTACTGGAAAGCGGCGGTGAAATGGGGCTTCGCGCCCCTGACGGTGGCCGTCCTCGCGCTCGGGATCAACATGGCGGCGACGCGTGCGGTGGGCGGCTCAGCGGGCGGCATCGGTGCAGCGGGTGCAGCGCCGATGGTGCCGCTGCCTAGCAATTTGGGCACCGCCGCGGTGCAGCCGCCCATCGCGCGGCCGGCGGTGGCGTCGCCCGCCGAACTGGCTCTCGCGATGGCAGACGGCGCGAAGTCGGGCAAGTACGCCGTCCAGTTGTCGAAGGGCAGCAAGGGCACGCTGTACGTGTTTTCCGACCCATCGTGCCCGCACTGCCAGGATCTCGAACCGGAGCTCGACAAGCTCGCGAAGGATTACACGATCTACATCTTCCCGGTGACGGTTATTGGCGGCGAAGCGTCGTCGCATCGCACGGCGAAGCTCATGTGTGCGAAGCCCGACGCACGCGGCGCGTTGTGGAAGAAGATCGTGCAGGGTGACGATCTGCCGAACGCCGAATGCGCCGAGGGTACGGATGCGGTGGCCCGGAACGACAAGATGTTCCGCGTGATGCGGTTCCTCGGCACGCCGACCATCATCAATGCGGCCGGCGAGCAAACGCCCGACTCGATTCCGAACACGGCGGACGCGATCAATCAGTGGATGTCGACCGCGACGACGGCAAGCAAGTAA
- the dnaG gene encoding DNA primase: MVKYIRFGDDFLDRLRSETDLPALIECDVKLKRAGQSLVACCPFHEEKTPSFHVSPDKNTYRCWGCGARGDAIEWMRNKHHMSFHDAVVHLAGVCGIPLPVEDRDSDEDKAQRKRLATLYQALKEAARVFSRGLAKSPAARAYLEEKRALTAETIERFGLGVVAKGVVELMTGSTSRDALLASGLAAQRDDGEIYDRFRHRIMFPIHNETGNLVGFAGRSMIEKPDKTPKYINCPETEIFHKGRELYALHLAKPAIRSGRVAVIVEGYFDVISLHQAGDERAVAPMGTALTNLQVRRLLVHADTIVFAFDGDAAGRKAALAAAAVLLDEMKDGKSARFLFLPEDEDPDSFVRSHGLEAWHAATEQAVPLSAFLADYVAHGLDRNVPESQVKAAEKAKAILARIQHAELFGRAMKAKLEEIIGVALD, from the coding sequence ATGGTCAAGTACATCCGGTTCGGCGATGACTTTCTGGACCGCCTCCGAAGCGAGACCGATCTGCCGGCGCTGATTGAATGTGACGTGAAACTCAAACGCGCCGGTCAGAGCTTGGTCGCGTGTTGCCCGTTCCACGAAGAGAAAACGCCTTCATTTCACGTGTCGCCCGACAAGAACACGTATCGGTGCTGGGGATGCGGTGCGCGCGGCGATGCGATCGAATGGATGCGGAACAAGCATCACATGTCGTTTCACGACGCTGTGGTGCATCTGGCCGGGGTGTGCGGCATTCCCCTGCCCGTCGAGGATCGGGACAGCGATGAGGATAAGGCGCAGCGCAAGCGACTCGCCACGCTCTATCAGGCACTGAAAGAGGCCGCGCGGGTGTTTTCGCGTGGCTTGGCGAAGAGTCCGGCCGCTCGCGCCTACCTCGAGGAGAAACGCGCACTGACGGCTGAGACGATCGAGCGCTTCGGGTTGGGCGTTGTCGCGAAGGGCGTCGTCGAGCTGATGACTGGCTCGACGAGTCGCGATGCGCTGCTGGCCTCCGGGCTTGCCGCGCAACGCGACGACGGCGAGATCTACGACCGTTTTCGCCATCGCATCATGTTCCCGATCCATAACGAAACCGGAAACCTCGTCGGGTTCGCCGGTCGTTCGATGATCGAGAAGCCCGACAAGACGCCGAAGTACATCAATTGCCCGGAGACCGAGATCTTTCACAAGGGCCGCGAGCTGTACGCGCTGCATCTTGCGAAGCCGGCGATCCGCAGCGGGCGAGTTGCCGTGATCGTGGAAGGCTATTTCGACGTCATCAGCCTGCACCAGGCCGGCGACGAGCGCGCTGTCGCGCCGATGGGCACGGCGCTGACCAACCTGCAGGTGCGCCGGTTACTGGTCCATGCGGACACGATCGTGTTCGCGTTCGACGGCGACGCGGCGGGACGCAAGGCCGCGCTCGCGGCCGCAGCCGTGCTGCTCGACGAGATGAAGGACGGCAAGTCGGCGCGCTTCCTGTTTCTTCCCGAAGACGAAGATCCCGATAGCTTCGTGCGGTCGCACGGACTTGAAGCATGGCACGCCGCGACGGAACAGGCTGTGCCTCTGAGTGCGTTCCTTGCCGACTACGTGGCTCACGGGCTCGACCGAAACGTGCCAGAAAGCCAGGTCAAGGCCGCCGAGAAGGCGAAAGCAATCCTCGCGCGAATCCAGCACGCCGAGCTGTTCGGCCGTGCAATGAAGGCGAAGCTCGAGGAAATCATCGGCGTCGCATTGGACTGA